In Rhodamnia argentea isolate NSW1041297 chromosome 5, ASM2092103v1, whole genome shotgun sequence, the DNA window aaaattaaataatgttttaataattattattattttaaaagaaatttaacaTTTccaaaaatgaagtaaaaattttttggtcaccgataataatttttcgtagaatattttgtgttaataatatttagaagtagaaattttcaatcattaccaaataaatttctacgataaaaaaaaacttacggagtagaagtagaaaaatcaatttatacTTTTGAGGTTGAttttctgaagcagaagtgttaccatgtgcaTCTTTAGGATCGAGCCGAGTTGTAAAGAAAATATTAAGATTGTGTCGTACGATATGACATAGTTGTTTTCGTAAATAGAACACACGAAAGTTTTCTAGCAAATGAGTACGAGGATATGCACCGTGTTTGAAGTTTGATGATGGGAGTTTTGCTTGgtatatttgttttgttttaagaaaaaaatcgtttttttttttgtcaattaagacaAGAATTATGACATGGATACTTcctgaagaatttttttttgtgcaatatgatttatgaattttattttatccaaTCTAATCattgtaacttttaaaaatccaCCTCACATGATTCTTGTGTTACAAATTTTGAGGCAATTAAATGACATAATCATAGTTTCTACTAACGTGACATTGAATCTGTTCTGCTGGCTTACATGTAGCTTTACATCATTTATGTAGTTCCATCATTATTTTGGCTAAAAGgaacggaaaaaaaagaaaagaaaagacaaatttGATGACCGAGGAATACAAAGTGCTGGTCCACATCACCCTTTTCTAGATACAACAAACGCTGACATGACTGCCCACGTAAGAAAGATATATTTGATGGGCAATACATTAGCGAAAGGGTTACATTTAGGTTATTTTTAAGAGTGCTAAAAttagaccaaaataaaaaatagggaCCACATCGAATATTGAAGAATAATTAATAACCATTCGTGTTATAACTTATAACGTGTTGCTGGTTCTCCTGTAACTATGAGCCTTTAGAGCCACAAAAATCCTTAGTTAAAATGGGGGGaggaaaatttatccaaaaagtccaaaGCCCATGGtacggcggccaattcaatcctaagatttataatttgattaatttagtcttaaatattttgatgatttttcaatatagtcatccTGGCAAGTTTTAGCAAGAAACGCAAATGTGGCACcgcttattttaaaattttctaaatgtcttcattttttccttttttttctttccttttttctttttatttttatttcctatttcccTCCATTGGCCATCGCCGAGCCGCTAGCACTagtggagggaaaaaaggaaaaaagaaaaattttataaattttaaaaaaagcgTAAAAATCGTCTATATCGGCGTTGGTCGTACCATGTAGAATAACCGACATTCATGCTAGCGATTTCAGGCAAAAATTAATCGGAATGGCTATATagtaaaatcatcaaaagatttatgactaaatcggccttcgtataataaatttacaagATTCTCGTACCCTCATAAAGAAAGTTCCTTCTATAAATGTCAATGTGGGTAGTGatggccggttcgacggaaccgccggttccggttcgagaaccggcccttgaagagccggttccggttccgggtttggaaccgccggttccggttccggttcggaaccgccggttccaaagcccaagtgCTCTTTTCACTCAACTtacttccccctttttttttttttctaaaaccgggttggaaccagcccggaaccggcggttcccggcccacgggtccatttggccacctctaaaTGTGGGTCTTTAACCCACATTTTAACCCACTTTTATTTACTTGAGTATTATATGGGTtcagcaaatttaaaaaaatgagtgaATGGGTTTAAGCTtattcaaatatggattttaatCTAACTCATTTTCGAATCATTCTCAGCTCATGGCTTGCACCTTCCCAAGCACCCACTTGTAAATGGGCCTCAACTCAAGTATTTTagtttacattttttaaaaattttaaatttttataagtaaaacaaagaaagaaaaataaaaaaataaacatttggAATGTTGTCGGGCGCTAACCGCCGCTAAGCGCCAACCACCGCCTACCGCCTCCAACCGCCACCAAGTCGCCCCCGccagagaaaatataaaaataaatttaaattaaatataaaataatttttaatcataaaaattactttttaaaagtaGAGAATAATTCTtttgatgataaaaaataatttttaaaaaattaaaaaaaaatcaattgcatgaaattgttttaacaatatcatttttaacaaattataaaaaacaaatatgCCATGATTTAGTTAAACATATAAGCATTAAAATAatatatgtcgggtcgggtatgattGGGTATGAGTTGGGTCAAGTAAGGGTCGTTATACTTGCACGAcatgaaaatgaatcaaaacgGATTACATTGGTTAATAAAAGTCAGATCATATTTCACTCGACCCAAACCCGACGCAATCCaaccatttgacacctctaattcCTTTTTCCATTGGGTTATTGCAAGTAAGAAGGATTTAAATCCCTCACATTGTGGTTCATAGTCACATGCTCTAATCCTATGAGCTACAATCCCGCTAAAAAGGATAATGCCCAATTAGGGAATGGTGAATCCAAGGGCAACTTGTCTAGGAAATTAGTAAAGAGGGAGCGATGaaaataaacttttaattatcTCGTagagagttactttatgcattATTAGGTAGCAAAATAAGGATAATAAATATATgagtaaaatttttgtattcCACATAGGCCCTTTttcataacaattttttttttttaaatttcactcACTtatacacaaaatttttatttcctttcaatTTCAACCAAAAGAAGAATGTAACAAAGAGGCAATGTATTAATTATAGTATCGGACATAGTCCTAGagtctagtttaagggtgaatcatgataaaattttgaatctcgatttctttttcttttttttttgcttttatgcTTTATTTCGTTTTAATTATGTGTCGAATCCTAACAACTTCATCCTCTCCCCTCTTCCCGAGAGTTAGAATCAAGAATCAAGTTGATATGACCAAGCTGATTTCAACCGGTTCTCAAGGTGAATCTCCCCACTTACACACCTTGTGGTTCATGGCCAGAAAATACGAAGCAAAGCAAAAAGCTTTTCTGGCTGGTTCACTTATGACTAATTGAtctaaaaaaaacaattttacGTTAACACGAGTGTCAAATCTAACATAAAATcggtgaaaaatatttatgcatatttgatattttccattttttcatcataatcattCAAAATAAGCTATATTAAGGGTGTGTTTAGTTCGGCTCTTGAGGAAAATCTTTAAAAGTTTTTTCGGAATGCAAATAGTATTTGGTAAATTGTAGCTTTTTTTGTCTGTCCTACTCTAACGCTTCCTAAAGGGTTGAAATACAcgattggggaggcaaatagaggCCTAAAAGAATTTGGACGCGAGACCTTTACTTCGATATACTGTGAGATTTTATGGAACTACGATCAATTATTCTGAAAGCTTAAGATGTTATATGAATGTGTTATTtagtatttaaatattttatcggTAAGAGAGTTCGCATTGACATGGATTTGAcggaaagaggaaaatccattTCTATTTGCGGGGACTTTAGTCTTATGGGGAAGTTGCTGTTGCACTTCCATGGCATTTTAGGTGATACAATCGAAAGCTACGGAAGAGGAAACCAACATCGACGTGCATGAGGCGATGCCACTCCGCTGCCTCTCACTTGATGACATCTACTTGGTCACGACGCCTTGCATGGCCGGGAGGGATCGTCTGCGCTCGTGTCGAAGAAGACCAAGGCCCGCAAGCTCCCCTCCGTGAGCGCGGCTAGGGTGAAGAGTTGGTAATTAAGGGTTTCAATGCAAACAAGAGGCGAGAATAGGAGATTCATAAAAGTTTTCAGTTCTATAATGAttggaatatataaaaaaaaacctatctATTCGGTCCGGATGATTTGGTTCACACCTAAAATTGGGAACCAGGCCAATTTTCagtggttccaaattttaggaACAGGAACTGCCCGGAACCGATTGATTTAGTCCCGTTCTTggatcaattctttttttttttttgctcatccgTGTAGTATCAATGTAAGTAGTATCCAAAATCGGGGATCCGTATGAAGGTGGAAGGATCAGCCTCGCGGATAAAAGGTCACCGGATTCATCGGACCGAGGAGATGGGCCGATAATAGCATTGAGTTCGCCAATTGAATCATGGGTGTAGAAACATTTTGGTATCTAGGGCTTGGACATCAATTTATTATGTCTAAAATGAAGTTTGTTTAGGAAAAtagatgaaaaaaagaagaatacacGATGAAAAACTAAGttgatcgaattttttttttacttatcagTCAAGTTTTACATGTCATCCATGCtttaattttgggaaaattttaaaaaaggactagaaatgcctttattttctcaaataaagacgtAAAGTTGATATTATTTCATATAAGGGACAAAATGCCCTCACTATCTCAAATGAGGGTccgaagtggacattatttcaaataaagattcaGTGACcttatcaatctcaaaaaaagtTTGACTCACCGGTTagtaagggcattttggtcatttaatattattatttgtttgttttttccccttttttttaattttcaaaaattaacaaaaaaaaaaaaaaacgaaaagtgAAAACAATGAAACACGAGCGAGAGGGCTGCACTCCCACCTAAGGCCACCGCCCCAACGTCGGTGGAGTGGTGATGATCTTGTTGGCCCTCGCCGGAATCGGGGGAGGTCTCGACCCTCTGCGACCGTCTCCTTGAATTGATCGAGGATCATGGCTCTCCCTTGGACCTAGGCGATGGTCGAGGCCCTCTCTTTGCTTTGGCAAGTGCTTGCCGGCCCCTCGCTTCGGTCGACGGTGTCGCCGGCCTTCGTCGAAGCGCCGGTGACCTCGCTAGCCATTGCCGTCATTCCACGAGCAATGGGGTGGCGGCCATAGGCAGGTGGGCAACCCTCTCCCGCttgtgttttcttcttcttcatttttcaattttaatttttaaaatttttaattaaatttgactaaaaattagtttaaaattatattttgacgaaaatatccCTAACTGATCGGAATATTTAGTCGGTTGATCAACCCGAggttagacccttatttgaaacggtTATGGctacttcaggcctttatttgataCAATTAGGCTATTctatgtctttatttgaaataaggaccattttaggcccttatttaagaaattaaGAGCACTTGgatcctcatttgaaattttttctatacTATTTGCAAGTGCAAATTCATCATAAGCGTGATAttcaatttttaggaaaaatttcaaataagggtagtGCCctctttgttttaaagaatggcCTAATcaaaggcatttttgtcatttattttcgatttctttttccttttcttttttttttctattttttatttttttccttttatctcagtcccttatttgaaacaatgtccattTCGGGctgttattttgaaaaatgagagcattttgggcctttatttatgatttttccccaatttttacaaaatttcaaattctaaaagataaataatttttaatacttAAAGTCACTTCAAAATCTTcgcaatatttcaatatttacATAAAATTTTCCCTGTGGCAAGTAATTTTTTGGTTGATAGTAGATACCAAGCGACCCCAAGCATACGATTTATTTTGTGCAATAAACTTAAGAAAACATATATACAGAGAATCACAAAAACTACAGGAACCATGAAGACTGAAATAACctttaacaaaattttctagCAAACTCTATTATTAAGGGAAAGAAAAGTGAATATTTCAAAATGGAGAAACGAAATAAATATTGACACGGACATTGCGAAGTGTAACTTGCAATTTTGTTGATAAAAGCAATCAAAATTGCTAtactaaataattaaaatagaagaaataaaaagattgGATGAATTGTGCGAGTAATGATACGAGGtttaagggaaaaattatcaaaaaagtcttaaacttattataattgtgtcaattcaatcctaaacttttttttttgccgattgagtcctaaacctttcgtaattatgccaattcggtcaatctggccaattttggccgccTAGCACCGATGTAGACGCCGGACgaccggtaaaaaaaaaagtttataattaaattgacataattgcaatagagtTACgacttttttgtaattctctcGAGGTTTGAGTGAGCGACGCATCTCCACCCCAAAACCCTCATTTCATCTATTATTACATATGTTGGTCGTGGAGTTCGGATCAATTAAATATTCGTAAATTTTAATGTAAGTCAGAAAAACCTCTTTAAATACTTACAAAGACTTTGCATCAATGACCTAGGTAGACTCTAACAATCgcacacaagttttgacacaaATTTACTAAATTACTAAATGAAATATCGGTAAATTTGAACATAAGTTGAATCGGCGGTGACGCAGAACACACTAGACTCTAATTAATGTTCACGATCGCCATGCATTAAAGTTCAATTTGCTCATCATTTCATCCACTGATTATGGaatttcgattcgattcgattcgaccCATCGATATCCCCGACTAGAATTACACGATGATTTGAATTGCTGTACCTTAACTAAGCcggtaaaaatagaaaattgggCCATGCAAATCCTCGATTCACATTACAAGTAACAGATAATATAaactccgacaaaaaaaaaaaaccagataaTGTaaacaaaaagccaaaaaaaagaaaaaaaaggaaagtaagaaaaaggaaaaaaaatagaggaaaactATGGAGTGGAGATTTGGGTCTTAGCCAAGAGAGGTCACACTCGTTCATCCCTCTCGCtccttctctatctctctccccctctctgtCGCCCCTCTTCTATCCCtcgcccttctctctctccctctctagctGAGGCGGCTCTGCGCATTCCGCCCCCCCTTACCTCTCAGATTagatctctgtctctctgtctctccttctctccctcTGTGTTCATCAGTTGGATCTGGAACGGGAGGGATCGTTCTCGATCGATTCTTCGGTTGCAGGTCTTGGGTGGGACCGCCATGGTCGCGGGCACGCGAGAGTCGACGAACCAACCATCCCATGTTACTGCGCCGTCCGCCGAAGAGGAGGCCTTGAAGAGGAACACCGATTGCGTCTATTTCCTCGCCTCTCCTTTGACCTGCAAAAAGGTTCGCCCTTTTGtgttccctccctccctccctctctctctctctctctttctgtgtTGATCGagatttctcttttgttttctcgtTAGGGTTCAAGTACAAAAGATTATGCTCCTTTATAGCGCCGGGGGTTGTAGTTCTTGGGTCTGTTTTATCTTTTGTCTCGGAGCTAGGGGTAGGGCGATAGTCGTCTGAACCCTTCCGGCGGTTTATGAATCGGGATCTTGTTAGGGTTTCTGATTGTTGAATTGGGTTTCGTTGGTTTTTGTTGGTAAGAGCACCTTTTCGTGAGCTCAAGTGAAATCTTTGGTACTTTGTTTTCTTGAAACAAGCGGGAAATTATATCTATACTGATATAAACAATGGGTTTTCGTCATAAATATGCAGACTTTTCTCGTTCTGTAAATGAATTCGTTGTTTATCTGTTCAGTTCAGTGTGTTTTGATCGGAATAAATAATAAAGGTTCTTATATGGTGGAATGAGCTCGAGTCTCAGCTGCCTTCTGTAGTGTAAACGTGTTTAAACCTAGAGAAGCATGGGTCAGATGGTGCTGTTGGCCATGCATGATTTGGAATTACCTAGTTGTAACGTTACGAGTACCTGGCAGTGTGATATTTTCCCTTACCAGTTATGATCATGTTGCTGCCTGTGGTATATCTATTTCACTCTTACGTCTCGTAAATGATTCAATGGATGGAAATTGTCTCCACTGACAATTAAGGTTGATAGATATGAATTTCGGGTGGAAATAATCCGTGATCCTCTCCCTTAATAAGTTTTCCACTTTCGAATCTCTTCCTTGCCACGTGTATTGTTTATCATACTCTAGTGTTGCCGATTGTAATTACTCTTGTGATTAGAAGCTTAGGCAGGCTTACCCGAGTTTGCAAAGAGATTGCGCATCCTGCTTGAATGGAATTAATGATATACTCTAATTAGTGGCTTCCTCTTATATATTGTGTATTTATGTGAGTTCTTGTATATTTATTGACCGATTGTCCTTGTTAAAGGGAAGCGAATGTGAGTACCGCCACAGTGAATATGCCAGGGTTAATCCCAGAGATTGCTGGTTTTGGTTGAATGGCAATTGCTTGAATCCTAAATGTGCTTTCCGTCATCCTGTAAGTTTTCCTCCTTGCctgatttgtgccttttttttaaGTCTTAGATTTCTCTTTCAAGTTACTGTTTCTCAGTCTCCAAATACAGTAGTCTTTTACTATTTAGAATGTTCCTTGTGACATTAATGGCGCGTACAATTGTTATTTCTCAGCCCCTTGATGGCTTATTGGGAGCGCCAGCCACAGTGCCAGGTGGATCTTCTTTGCCATCACAGCCACCGGCAATGCCACCGGCAATGCCACCTGCAATGCCACCTTCAATGCCACCTGTGGCACAGGCTTCTTACAATTCCGGAAAACAAGCAGTACCCTGCGTATTTTTCCAGAAGGGAATTTGCTTGAAAGGCGATAGATGCGCCTTCCTGCACGGAACAAATACCGTGGTTAGCAAAGTGCAGCAGGCACCGGCATCAATGCCTGTTAATGATACTTCTACCATAAAGAAACCTTTTGGCAGCCTAGAGAAATGTTCTCAGGGGCAGAAGGTCACACCAAACGCCTCTAAATTAACATCTCGGCCATCTGATTCAAAGCCCTTTTCGAAAGTTGAAAACGCTTTACCGAGAAATGAAGCAAGCATAGCAAAAGGTGCACCACCATCACTGCCTCCGCCCAGATCCATTGACGAAGGTGCCTCTAGGTATAGGCCTTCAGGCACCCCTACTGTAAATGGAAACCCGCAGAATAGGACTAGTCGATTGCATCAGCCTGTTGTTCCAGACGACTACCCTAGCTTACACAAAGAGAAAGAGGTTGATGAATATCTCAGGGAGTCCTCTCCTGGTTTTGATGTTCTTGTGGATGATGAGCTTGGAGAGTCTGATTATTATCACAACGATGATCAATTTGGAAGAGGAAGAACTCATGAAGGAAGGAACATAGGCTCTGTGACTGATTATGACTTGGATCGCCCTGGAGATTATAGTGCAGATATTGAGCATGAGATGTTCCGCGATCCACGTGCATATGACTCTTTTGATCGCAGGTATGGTTGGGATCAGCGGCAGGATTCATCTGAGCTTATTCTTGGTGGGCCCATTCTTAGAGAGAGGAGGGCATACCCAAAGAGTGAGAGCCCCGATCATGCGGACGACTCGGATCTGCGTCACCGATTGTCAAAGCAGAGGAGGGTCAATGGTTTGAGGTCAGTCGTTAGCCATGATTTTGTCCCTGACAGCCACGTTGCTGATAGAACTTATCGTGGGTCATCTCGGAGGGATTCACAGCACTCATCTTCTCACGAGAGCCAAGGTAGCAGCCGTCTTAAGGGTAGGATAAAGTTTCCGGGGAGACTCAATGGGGGGGATGTTCACTCAGATAGGGAGATGGAGATGGGAAGGAACCTGGGGAGATCATATCTAGGTGTTAATAGGCTTAGAGATAGACTAACGGGCAGGGCACAGGAGGATGTCAACGTGGAGGCCCGGAATTTTCAAGGCCCTCGGATGAGAAGGGAATCAGGGGACGAGAATAGCATCAGTTTTGCAGGCCCGAAAAGTCTTGCAGAGTTGAAAGGCATGGGACGTGGTCAAGAATCATCGTCTTCCATTGGAAAGCAGCAGAATTTTCTGCTGGACCAACCGTTAGGAGATGTCTCTTTTGAGGGGCCAAAGCCCCTAAGTGTGCTtttgaagaggaagagagaaccTGAAGGTGCGGGTTCTGGGTCTAGATCATCTGCAAGCAAGGAAGAGCATGGTCATGAGGTGAACTCCCAGAAGCATGGTGATCTGACAGTTCATCccaaggaagaggaagacggCTATAAATCTTCACATAATCTCCAAGTATCCAAATCTGGCACAGCTGATGCTGTTGGTAACAAAGATCACACTGAAGGAGCTTGCAACGCTGTTCACGGTAGGGAGATTGAGAATGAAGATGGAATGATCGCAGAAGATGCAACGGAAGACCCTGAGGTCGGAGCTGAGGATCAAAGGGACGGGGACTACACTTATGAGCAAGGCGATGGGGGAGATTATAATTATGAAGAAGGTGAAAATGCCgatggggaaggggaaggggaagaggaGGACTATCTGGATGATGAAGACGGGGATGACTTTGAA includes these proteins:
- the LOC115752683 gene encoding zinc finger CCCH domain-containing protein 17 isoform X2 — its product is MVAGTRESTNQPSHVTAPSAEEEALKRNTDCVYFLASPLTCKKGSECEYRHSEYARVNPRDCWFWLNGNCLNPKCAFRHPPLDGLLGAPATVPGGSSLPSQPPAMPPVAQASYNSGKQAVPCVFFQKGICLKGDRCAFLHGTNTVVSKVQQAPASMPVNDTSTIKKPFGSLEKCSQGQKVTPNASKLTSRPSDSKPFSKVENALPRNEASIAKGAPPSLPPPRSIDEGASRYRPSGTPTVNGNPQNRTSRLHQPVVPDDYPSLHKEKEVDEYLRESSPGFDVLVDDELGESDYYHNDDQFGRGRTHEGRNIGSVTDYDLDRPGDYSADIEHEMFRDPRAYDSFDRRYGWDQRQDSSELILGGPILRERRAYPKSESPDHADDSDLRHRLSKQRRVNGLRSVVSHDFVPDSHVADRTYRGSSRRDSQHSSSHESQGSSRLKGRIKFPGRLNGGDVHSDREMEMGRNLGRSYLGVNRLRDRLTGRAQEDVNVEARNFQGPRMRRESGDENSISFAGPKSLAELKGMGRGQESSSSIGKQQNFLLDQPLGDVSFEGPKPLSVLLKRKREPEGAGSGSRSSASKEEHGHEVNSQKHGDLTVHPKEEEDGYKSSHNLQVSKSGTADAVGNKDHTEGACNAVHGREIENEDGMIAEDATEDPEVGAEDQRDGDYTYEQGDGGDYNYEEGENADGEGEGEEEDYLDDEDGDDFEKKVGVMFS
- the LOC115752683 gene encoding zinc finger CCCH domain-containing protein 17 isoform X1, giving the protein MVAGTRESTNQPSHVTAPSAEEEALKRNTDCVYFLASPLTCKKGSECEYRHSEYARVNPRDCWFWLNGNCLNPKCAFRHPPLDGLLGAPATVPGGSSLPSQPPAMPPAMPPAMPPSMPPVAQASYNSGKQAVPCVFFQKGICLKGDRCAFLHGTNTVVSKVQQAPASMPVNDTSTIKKPFGSLEKCSQGQKVTPNASKLTSRPSDSKPFSKVENALPRNEASIAKGAPPSLPPPRSIDEGASRYRPSGTPTVNGNPQNRTSRLHQPVVPDDYPSLHKEKEVDEYLRESSPGFDVLVDDELGESDYYHNDDQFGRGRTHEGRNIGSVTDYDLDRPGDYSADIEHEMFRDPRAYDSFDRRYGWDQRQDSSELILGGPILRERRAYPKSESPDHADDSDLRHRLSKQRRVNGLRSVVSHDFVPDSHVADRTYRGSSRRDSQHSSSHESQGSSRLKGRIKFPGRLNGGDVHSDREMEMGRNLGRSYLGVNRLRDRLTGRAQEDVNVEARNFQGPRMRRESGDENSISFAGPKSLAELKGMGRGQESSSSIGKQQNFLLDQPLGDVSFEGPKPLSVLLKRKREPEGAGSGSRSSASKEEHGHEVNSQKHGDLTVHPKEEEDGYKSSHNLQVSKSGTADAVGNKDHTEGACNAVHGREIENEDGMIAEDATEDPEVGAEDQRDGDYTYEQGDGGDYNYEEGENADGEGEGEEEDYLDDEDGDDFEKKVGVMFS